From the Thermococcus sp. 18S1 genome, one window contains:
- a CDS encoding DUF3783 domain-containing protein, with protein sequence MDGRVLVVGFMPDEVEKLRKALPVPVFEVPEYCRDWVVSDVVAKAEELSGSSYWHLRKFVIMHAVDNETLKEVIRSVKSLDFGRVIFATTTETSLTWRLEDLLNELMAEDEYFKAARWAREEAKKRKGPFLDIGKK encoded by the coding sequence ATGGACGGCAGGGTTCTGGTTGTCGGGTTCATGCCGGACGAGGTGGAGAAACTGAGAAAAGCCCTCCCAGTTCCTGTTTTTGAGGTTCCTGAGTACTGCAGGGACTGGGTTGTGAGTGACGTGGTTGCTAAAGCGGAGGAGCTGAGCGGCTCGAGCTACTGGCACCTCAGGAAGTTCGTGATAATGCACGCCGTTGACAACGAGACCCTGAAAGAGGTAATCCGCTCCGTTAAGTCCCTCGACTTCGGCAGGGTCATCTTTGCAACGACAACCGAGACCTCCCTCACCTGGAGGCTTGAAGACCTGCTCAACGAGCTGATGGCCGAGGACGAGTACTTCAAAGCAGCACGCTGGGCGCGCGAGGAGGCGAAGAAGCGGAAAGGGCCGTTCCTCGACATCGGGAAGAAGTGA
- the cobB gene encoding NAD-dependent protein deacetylase — protein MIEEAAKLLARSRFAIAFTGAGISAESGVPTFRGFNGLWKKHRPEELATPEAFQKDPYLVWEFYRWRMDLIMKANPNRAHYALAELERMGILKAVITQNVDDLHREAGTKNLIELHGNIFRVKCTSCGYSEYLKESGRLEEFLLEKDLPKCPDCGSLLRPDVVWFGEPLPRNTLNEAFRLAERADVVLVIGTSGVVYPAAYIPQIVKETGGRVIEINTEESGITPIADVFLRCSAGEAMEKLMTRIKGLI, from the coding sequence ATGATAGAGGAGGCTGCCAAACTCCTGGCCCGTTCGAGGTTTGCGATTGCTTTTACGGGTGCTGGAATAAGCGCTGAGAGCGGCGTTCCCACATTCAGGGGATTCAACGGCCTTTGGAAGAAACACCGACCGGAGGAGCTCGCGACCCCGGAGGCTTTTCAAAAGGACCCATACCTCGTCTGGGAGTTCTACAGGTGGCGCATGGACCTGATAATGAAGGCCAATCCAAACAGGGCGCACTACGCTTTGGCGGAGCTTGAGCGTATGGGTATTCTGAAGGCCGTTATCACCCAGAACGTGGACGACCTACACCGCGAAGCGGGAACGAAAAACCTCATCGAGCTCCACGGCAACATCTTCAGGGTCAAGTGCACCTCCTGCGGTTACAGTGAGTACCTCAAGGAGAGCGGAAGGCTGGAGGAGTTTCTACTAGAGAAAGACCTTCCCAAGTGTCCGGATTGCGGCTCCCTCCTGCGGCCGGACGTCGTATGGTTCGGAGAGCCGCTCCCGAGGAATACCCTCAACGAGGCCTTCAGGCTCGCCGAGAGGGCGGACGTCGTTTTGGTCATAGGCACCAGCGGCGTCGTATATCCGGCCGCGTACATTCCACAGATAGTGAAGGAAACCGGCGGGCGGGTTATCGAGATAAACACTGAGGAGAGCGGAATAACGCCCATAGCGGATGTTTTCCTGCGCTGTTCGGCCGGGGAGGCGATGGAGAAGCTCATGACGAGAATCAAGGGGCTGATATGA
- a CDS encoding aromatic amino acid transport family protein, which produces MPITDGTPRKKVTTSHGRYYAERQALARRKKLRRKAALIQLMRKRKGAAAIRTSTIRVEKAHISKNEALAILVGTQIGAGVLGLPYAASKVGLIPALGVLIGVMLLMLATAFIVLKFSAEMGGAQMSTIANRTLGKAGGWLMYLSIFIMSFGVILAYIAGMGSVFASLFGVTDTVGAAIFWVLASFVVYRGLEASGKTELIMSYVMLALFMGVTLMLVPHAELDNGLYTDLSGLLSITGVAIFALGCHTIIPDVYKGLGSYEETKKVIVLAFLIPTAIYAVFMAAFLLVFGKETPEIATQGLELLYGHLGRVVGNLIPLLAITTSYIGIALAQQSNTEEFVKLRKPVAWALTVVPPAAVYFAGVRNFADVLAFAGDTGDMLAFIVLPILMWVAARLRR; this is translated from the coding sequence ATGCCCATAACTGATGGAACCCCAAGGAAAAAGGTCACCACATCACACGGAAGGTACTACGCCGAGAGGCAGGCACTGGCGAGGCGGAAGAAGCTGAGGAGGAAGGCCGCGCTGATACAGCTCATGAGGAAGCGGAAGGGGGCCGCGGCGATAAGGACGAGCACGATACGGGTTGAAAAGGCTCACATCTCGAAGAACGAGGCGCTGGCAATACTCGTCGGCACCCAGATAGGGGCGGGTGTTCTCGGCCTGCCCTACGCGGCGAGCAAGGTCGGCCTGATTCCCGCACTGGGGGTTCTCATTGGAGTCATGCTCCTGATGCTCGCGACGGCTTTCATAGTTCTCAAGTTCTCGGCGGAGATGGGCGGGGCGCAGATGAGCACCATCGCCAACAGGACCCTCGGAAAGGCCGGCGGCTGGCTGATGTACCTGAGCATCTTCATAATGAGCTTCGGGGTCATACTGGCGTACATTGCCGGAATGGGAAGCGTCTTCGCGAGCCTCTTTGGCGTCACCGACACAGTCGGGGCGGCGATATTCTGGGTCCTCGCCTCCTTCGTCGTCTACCGCGGCCTCGAAGCGAGCGGAAAGACCGAGCTGATAATGAGCTACGTCATGCTGGCGCTCTTCATGGGCGTCACGCTGATGCTCGTCCCCCATGCAGAGCTCGACAACGGCCTCTATACCGACCTCTCGGGGCTGCTCAGCATAACCGGCGTTGCCATCTTCGCCCTCGGCTGCCACACGATAATCCCCGACGTTTACAAGGGACTCGGGAGCTACGAGGAGACCAAGAAGGTCATCGTGCTGGCCTTCCTCATCCCGACGGCAATCTACGCGGTCTTCATGGCAGCCTTCCTGCTGGTCTTCGGAAAGGAGACCCCTGAGATAGCCACGCAGGGACTCGAGCTGCTCTACGGGCACCTCGGCAGAGTAGTCGGCAACCTCATCCCGCTCCTCGCGATAACCACGAGCTACATAGGCATCGCACTGGCACAGCAGAGCAACACCGAGGAGTTCGTGAAGCTGAGGAAGCCCGTGGCGTGGGCCCTGACCGTTGTTCCCCCCGCCGCGGTGTACTTCGCGGGCGTCAGAAACTTCGCCGACGTGCTCGCGTTCGCGGGCGACACCGGCGACATGCTGGCGTTTATAGTGCTCCCAATCCTGATGTGGGTGGCGGCGAGGCTTCGCCGCTGA
- the glyA gene encoding serine hydroxymethyltransferase yields MAEGYKAYRDRVMDFLEDHEKWRKHTINLIASENVTSPSVTRAVASGFMHKYAEGWPRARYYQGCKYVDEVELIGVELFTKLFGSDFADLRPISGTNANQAVFFGLTQPGDKAIVLHTSHGGHISHMPFGAAGMRGLEVHTWPFDNEEFNIDVDKAEKLIRELEPKIVVFGGSLFPFPHPVKELAPVAKEVGAYVMYDGAHVLGLIAGKQFQDPLREGVDIITASTHKTFPGPQGGVIVYKRFGETEEIAKLQWAIFPGVLSNHHLHHMAGKTITAAEMLEYGEKYAAQIVKNAKALAEALAEEGFKVIGEDKGYTESHQVIVDVSDLHEAAGGWAAPLLEEAGIILNKNLLPWDPLEKVEKPSGLRIGVQEMTRVGMMEDDMKEIAHFIKRVLIDKEDPKKVERDVFYFRMNFQRVYYSFDHGLPLRE; encoded by the coding sequence ATGGCTGAAGGATACAAAGCATACCGCGACAGGGTTATGGACTTTCTTGAGGACCACGAGAAGTGGAGGAAGCACACGATAAACCTCATCGCCAGTGAAAACGTGACTTCTCCGAGCGTCACCCGCGCGGTGGCGAGCGGTTTCATGCACAAGTACGCCGAGGGCTGGCCGAGGGCCCGCTACTATCAGGGATGCAAGTACGTTGATGAGGTCGAGCTCATCGGCGTTGAGCTCTTCACCAAGCTCTTCGGAAGCGACTTCGCCGACCTGAGGCCGATTTCCGGAACCAACGCCAACCAGGCGGTCTTCTTCGGCCTCACCCAGCCGGGCGACAAGGCCATCGTTCTCCACACCAGCCACGGCGGCCACATAAGCCACATGCCCTTCGGTGCCGCCGGAATGCGCGGCCTTGAGGTCCACACCTGGCCCTTTGACAACGAGGAGTTCAACATCGACGTTGACAAGGCCGAGAAGCTCATCCGCGAGCTTGAGCCGAAGATAGTCGTCTTCGGTGGCTCGCTCTTCCCGTTCCCGCACCCGGTCAAGGAGCTCGCCCCGGTCGCCAAGGAAGTTGGCGCCTACGTCATGTACGACGGTGCCCACGTTCTCGGTCTCATCGCCGGAAAGCAGTTCCAGGACCCGCTTCGCGAGGGTGTTGACATAATCACCGCCTCGACCCACAAGACCTTCCCGGGACCGCAGGGTGGTGTCATAGTCTACAAGCGCTTTGGCGAGACTGAGGAGATAGCCAAGCTCCAGTGGGCCATCTTCCCGGGTGTCCTCAGCAACCACCACCTCCACCACATGGCCGGAAAGACCATCACCGCAGCGGAGATGCTCGAGTACGGTGAGAAGTACGCGGCCCAGATCGTCAAGAACGCCAAGGCCCTCGCCGAGGCCCTCGCCGAGGAGGGCTTCAAGGTCATCGGTGAGGACAAGGGCTACACCGAGAGCCACCAGGTCATCGTCGATGTTTCGGACCTCCACGAGGCCGCTGGAGGCTGGGCGGCTCCGCTCCTCGAGGAGGCCGGCATAATCCTCAACAAGAACCTCCTGCCCTGGGACCCGCTCGAGAAGGTCGAGAAGCCGAGCGGCCTGCGCATAGGCGTCCAGGAGATGACCCGCGTCGGAATGATGGAGGACGACATGAAGGAGATAGCGCACTTCATCAAGCGCGTCCTCATCGACAAGGAGGACCCGAAGAAGGTCGAGCGCGACGTCTTCTACTTCAGGATGAACTTCCAGAGGGTTTACTACTCCTTCGACCACGGACTCCCGCTCAGGGAGTGA
- a CDS encoding immunoglobulin-like domain-containing protein produces MRKIIPVLLIVLLIPIGYYLASSGNAASDSPNGGGTLDLPPKGEPAVTTPPENPMKLDKTVYSPNDTMVITITNNGNANFTTGYAFKLYKLEDGTWKEVPVNLMFIEIAVMIEPGKSWEQRVNLADLNLEPGHYKIEKTVVVTDPVNKMSMGIEAWAEFDVGG; encoded by the coding sequence GTGAGGAAGATTATTCCCGTTCTGCTGATAGTCCTTCTGATTCCGATTGGATACTACCTTGCCTCGTCGGGAAACGCCGCCAGTGACTCCCCCAACGGGGGAGGGACCTTGGATCTCCCCCCAAAGGGCGAACCGGCAGTTACAACACCCCCCGAAAACCCCATGAAGCTCGACAAAACCGTCTACTCCCCCAACGACACGATGGTCATAACGATAACCAACAACGGAAACGCCAACTTCACGACGGGCTACGCCTTCAAGCTCTATAAACTGGAGGACGGAACGTGGAAGGAGGTTCCAGTGAACCTGATGTTCATAGAGATTGCGGTCATGATAGAGCCCGGAAAAAGCTGGGAGCAGAGGGTGAACCTGGCTGACCTCAACCTTGAGCCGGGCCATTACAAGATAGAGAAAACCGTAGTGGTTACCGACCCGGTGAACAAGATGAGCATGGGGATTGAAGCGTGGGCTGAGTTCGACGTGGGGGGCTGA
- a CDS encoding immunoglobulin-like domain-containing protein: protein MNRALVVFAVFVLLLGILYAGTRETAKNLHSDAGTALMRLDKGTYRVGEDLTLMIINTGSETLLVGSFYRLYRFENGRWNEIPLGFSFTGIGYMIWQGQSWTQTIPLMVEKNGKLDPIPPGRYLIEKTVIIDRGRCGGRSDEIRLSAEFEVVE, encoded by the coding sequence ATGAATCGGGCCCTGGTCGTTTTCGCCGTCTTCGTTCTCCTTCTTGGAATTCTCTACGCCGGAACACGTGAGACAGCCAAAAACCTGCACTCCGATGCCGGAACCGCCCTCATGAGGCTCGACAAAGGTACATATCGCGTGGGTGAGGACCTCACCCTCATGATAATCAACACCGGGAGCGAGACCCTCCTCGTCGGCTCGTTCTACCGTCTCTACAGGTTCGAGAACGGGAGGTGGAATGAAATCCCCCTTGGTTTCAGCTTCACGGGGATAGGCTACATGATATGGCAGGGTCAGAGCTGGACTCAGACGATTCCCCTGATGGTGGAGAAGAACGGAAAACTTGACCCCATTCCACCCGGCAGATACCTCATAGAGAAAACCGTCATCATCGACAGAGGGCGCTGTGGGGGCAGGAGTGACGAGATAAGGCTCTCGGCGGAGTTTGAGGTGGTCGAATGA
- a CDS encoding immunoglobulin-like domain-containing protein: MRNVGLTPVYFGQGYLLYRWENGSWVGVRHPFIFIARLYDLPPFHSWRQGVTLKYLPENESPGERRPYPDLPPGRYRLVKEICGPLVGCRKASVEFEVSG, from the coding sequence ATAAGAAACGTCGGTCTAACGCCCGTCTACTTCGGCCAGGGCTACCTCCTCTACCGGTGGGAGAACGGGAGCTGGGTTGGTGTGAGACACCCGTTTATCTTTATAGCGAGGCTCTACGATCTGCCTCCCTTTCACTCCTGGAGGCAGGGCGTTACCCTGAAATACCTGCCGGAAAACGAATCCCCAGGGGAGCGCCGTCCCTACCCTGACCTTCCTCCTGGGAGGTACAGGCTCGTGAAGGAAATCTGCGGCCCCCTCGTCGGCTGTAGAAAAGCGAGCGTGGAGTTTGAAGTGTCCGGTTAG
- a CDS encoding transcription factor S, with the protein MKFCPKCGNLMLPDRKRKVWVCRSCGYEEPFDEQKDREKTRITQKVEHKPDEGIIVVEQDVTTLPTTKVTCPKCGNDTAYWWEMQTRAGDEPSTIFYRCTKCGHVWRAYE; encoded by the coding sequence ATGAAGTTCTGCCCAAAGTGCGGTAACCTCATGCTCCCTGACAGGAAGAGGAAGGTATGGGTATGCCGCTCATGTGGCTATGAGGAGCCTTTTGACGAGCAGAAGGACAGGGAAAAGACCCGGATAACCCAGAAGGTCGAGCACAAGCCCGACGAGGGGATTATTGTCGTCGAGCAGGACGTCACGACCCTGCCCACCACCAAGGTCACCTGTCCGAAGTGCGGCAACGATACCGCGTACTGGTGGGAGATGCAGACGAGGGCAGGCGATGAGCCGAGCACCATATTCTACAGGTGCACCAAGTGCGGCCACGTCTGGAGGGCCTACGAGTGA
- a CDS encoding DNA polymerase sliding clamp: protein MPFEIVFDGAKDFADLIATASNLIDEAAFKITEEGIGMRAMDPSRVVLIDLNLPESIFSKYEVEEEETIGINMDHFKKILKRGKNKDTLILRKGDENFLEVTFEGTAKRTFKLPLIEVEELELDLPELPFTAKVIVLGEVLKEAVKDASLVSDAMKFIATENEFTMKAEGETNEVEIKLTLEDEGLLDLEVEEDTRSAYGISYLADMIKGIGKADEVIIRFGNEMPLQMEYPIRDEGKLIFLLAPRVED, encoded by the coding sequence ATGCCGTTCGAAATAGTTTTCGATGGTGCCAAGGATTTTGCCGATCTTATAGCCACCGCAAGCAACCTCATCGACGAGGCTGCCTTCAAGATAACCGAGGAAGGAATTGGAATGCGCGCGATGGACCCGAGCAGGGTCGTTCTCATCGACCTCAACCTCCCAGAGAGCATCTTCTCCAAGTACGAGGTGGAGGAAGAGGAAACCATAGGAATCAACATGGACCACTTCAAGAAGATACTCAAGCGCGGTAAGAACAAGGACACGCTCATTCTCAGAAAGGGTGACGAGAACTTCCTCGAGGTCACCTTTGAGGGAACCGCTAAGAGAACCTTCAAGCTCCCGCTCATCGAGGTTGAGGAGCTCGAGCTCGACCTTCCGGAGCTCCCGTTCACCGCCAAGGTCATCGTCCTCGGCGAGGTCCTCAAGGAGGCCGTTAAGGATGCCTCCCTCGTCAGCGACGCCATGAAGTTCATCGCCACCGAGAACGAGTTCACAATGAAGGCTGAGGGAGAGACCAACGAAGTGGAGATAAAGCTCACCCTTGAGGACGAGGGACTTCTCGACCTCGAAGTTGAGGAGGACACCAGGAGCGCCTACGGAATCAGCTACCTCGCGGACATGATAAAGGGCATCGGAAAGGCCGATGAGGTTATAATCCGCTTCGGCAACGAGATGCCCCTCCAGATGGAGTACCCGATAAGGGACGAGGGCAAGCTGATATTCCTCCTCGCCCCGCGCGTCGAGGACTGA
- a CDS encoding molybdopterin-dependent oxidoreductase, producing the protein MQFSVCMRDCYDTCSILSEFKDGRLRVKGNPEHPITAGFLCPKGALLPKWFHADDRLKRPLVRAGERGSGEFRETDWDEAIGLVAEKLRETIEEYGSESVLVYQYAGDRGVVNYAFPLRLFHHLNTAMLDYGICDRAGQEALRDVYGTAIGMDPEDLKNQRLIVYWGINAFWTNLHGFALAKRHDLEIWTVDVVRTETAKRSHRFFRIRPDTDVLFALGVAKVIIEEGLYDEAFVRENVYGFEEFKNYVKTLSLDYVGRETGISIGEIETFAREFADKRGVIHIGYGFQRSLAGGEAVRAIAILPALVGHRFGFIYDMKTIDKSYAEGAFLRTKPTKRIPQMKLAEYIERGEIKFLYIYNSNPLASLPNQNRLRNALLENDVFVVTHDIFLTDTALYSDVVLPANTFFERLDIADSYYHRYVALNEPVARLYGKSNSEVTRLLAKALGINNPYLYESDEDVIKKVLEINGLSWEELKKNGFVKVPEKPRKWETPSGKIEFYSRRAVERGLSPFPKYEKFEGRYPLRLLTPTHRMTITSQYHNTYGMADPSLYINPADANEREIKDGDAVEVFNDYGRIRTRARLSDDVPPGVVLLYKAFWVKLLGWNANFLTADETVKKYGNASAYHSTWIDVKRV; encoded by the coding sequence ATGCAGTTCTCCGTCTGCATGAGAGACTGCTACGACACATGCTCGATCCTGAGCGAGTTCAAAGACGGTCGGCTTAGGGTTAAGGGCAACCCCGAACACCCAATAACTGCAGGTTTCCTCTGCCCCAAGGGAGCGCTTCTCCCAAAATGGTTCCACGCTGATGACAGGCTCAAAAGACCGCTCGTCAGAGCGGGCGAGAGGGGAAGCGGCGAATTCAGGGAAACGGACTGGGACGAGGCGATTGGACTGGTTGCCGAAAAGCTCAGGGAAACCATTGAGGAGTACGGGAGCGAGAGCGTCCTAGTTTACCAGTACGCCGGGGACAGAGGTGTGGTCAACTACGCCTTCCCGCTGAGGCTCTTCCACCACCTCAACACGGCTATGCTCGACTACGGCATATGTGACAGGGCCGGGCAGGAGGCCCTGAGGGACGTTTACGGAACCGCAATCGGCATGGACCCAGAGGATCTCAAAAACCAGCGATTGATAGTTTACTGGGGAATAAACGCTTTCTGGACGAACCTTCACGGCTTTGCCCTGGCGAAGAGACACGACCTCGAAATATGGACGGTTGACGTCGTCAGAACCGAAACGGCCAAGCGCTCCCACAGGTTCTTCCGGATAAGGCCCGATACCGACGTCCTCTTTGCCCTTGGAGTTGCGAAGGTTATAATCGAGGAAGGGCTCTACGACGAAGCCTTCGTCCGCGAGAATGTTTATGGTTTTGAAGAATTCAAGAATTATGTAAAAACATTATCGCTTGATTATGTAGGCAGGGAGACCGGGATAAGCATTGGAGAGATAGAGACCTTCGCGAGGGAATTCGCGGATAAGAGGGGAGTAATCCACATAGGCTACGGCTTCCAGCGCTCTCTGGCCGGCGGGGAAGCGGTCAGGGCGATAGCAATCCTTCCGGCATTGGTGGGCCATCGCTTCGGCTTCATCTACGACATGAAGACGATAGACAAATCCTATGCAGAGGGCGCGTTCCTGAGAACGAAGCCTACCAAGAGAATCCCCCAGATGAAGCTTGCCGAGTACATCGAGAGGGGAGAGATAAAGTTCCTCTACATCTACAACTCCAACCCCCTCGCGAGCCTGCCGAACCAGAACCGGCTGAGGAATGCTCTGCTCGAAAACGACGTTTTCGTGGTTACGCATGACATATTCCTGACGGATACCGCGCTCTACTCCGACGTCGTCCTGCCGGCAAACACTTTCTTCGAGAGGCTGGACATAGCGGACAGCTACTACCACCGCTACGTTGCACTTAATGAGCCTGTTGCGAGGCTTTACGGGAAAAGCAACAGCGAGGTAACGAGGCTTTTGGCGAAGGCCCTCGGGATAAACAATCCCTACCTTTACGAGAGCGACGAGGATGTCATCAAAAAGGTTCTAGAAATCAACGGGCTGAGCTGGGAGGAGCTGAAAAAGAATGGTTTCGTCAAAGTCCCGGAAAAGCCCAGAAAATGGGAAACACCGAGCGGAAAAATCGAGTTCTACTCCCGGAGAGCAGTGGAGAGGGGTCTAAGTCCGTTTCCCAAGTACGAGAAGTTTGAAGGGAGATACCCCCTGCGGCTTCTCACCCCCACCCACAGGATGACGATAACCAGCCAGTACCACAACACCTACGGCATGGCTGACCCAAGTCTCTACATCAACCCGGCCGACGCTAACGAGAGGGAAATTAAGGACGGTGACGCCGTTGAGGTCTTCAATGACTACGGCAGAATAAGGACGAGGGCAAGGCTCAGCGATGACGTTCCTCCTGGAGTCGTTCTGCTCTACAAGGCGTTCTGGGTTAAACTTCTCGGATGGAACGCCAACTTTCTGACGGCCGATGAAACCGTCAAAAAATACGGAAACGCTTCGGCATATCATTCAACATGGATCGATGTAAAGAGAGTTTAA
- a CDS encoding peroxiredoxin — protein sequence MVVIGEKFPEVEVNTTHGRIKLPDYFTEKGKWFVLFSHPADFTPVCTTEFYAMQKRAEEFRKLGVEPIGLSVDQVFSHLKWMEWIKENLGEEITFPVIADDRGDLAETLGMIPSGATITARAVFIVDDKGVIRAIVYYPAEVGRDWDEILRLVKALKTSTEKGVALPHKWPNNELIGDRAIVPPAGTVDAIKEREEAKAKGEIECYDWWFCHKKLD from the coding sequence ATGGTAGTGATAGGAGAAAAGTTCCCGGAAGTTGAGGTCAACACCACCCACGGCAGGATAAAGCTGCCCGACTACTTCACTGAGAAGGGCAAGTGGTTCGTTCTCTTCAGCCACCCGGCGGACTTCACCCCGGTTTGTACGACCGAGTTCTACGCGATGCAGAAGCGCGCCGAGGAGTTCAGGAAGCTCGGCGTTGAGCCGATCGGGCTGAGCGTTGACCAGGTCTTCAGCCACCTGAAGTGGATGGAGTGGATAAAGGAGAACCTCGGTGAGGAGATAACCTTCCCGGTCATCGCCGACGACCGCGGTGACCTCGCCGAGACCCTCGGCATGATCCCGAGCGGTGCCACGATAACCGCCAGGGCCGTTTTCATAGTCGACGACAAGGGGGTCATTCGCGCGATAGTCTACTACCCGGCCGAGGTCGGCAGGGACTGGGACGAGATACTCAGGCTCGTCAAGGCCCTCAAGACCAGTACCGAGAAGGGCGTTGCCCTGCCGCACAAGTGGCCCAACAACGAGCTCATCGGCGACCGCGCCATCGTCCCGCCGGCGGGAACAGTCGACGCCATCAAGGAGCGCGAGGAAGCCAAGGCCAAGGGCGAGATCGAGTGCTACGACTGGTGGTTCTGCCACAAGAAGCTTGATTGA
- a CDS encoding ABC transporter permease: MSFVRKFAAIYRTDLKLLRRDPMLLYSVAMTLILLFIVRYFKDRMGELYYAVALFVLIFIPMIFGMIPGFMMADEKEEKTIQALQVIPISSEAFLVYRLTWASLVTMLFTVIAPGILGLEIPGRGVLALAVLFLLEVWIYGLLITVFADSRMQALTVSKVIGWLLILPVAIKLVVLWRNLPTDWSRLTAFLPTYWTYRVFEGIALNDYGDFPTAVVVHLVWLVPLVVLFRRRVF; this comes from the coding sequence ATGAGCTTTGTGCGAAAATTCGCTGCCATATACAGGACAGACCTCAAGCTGCTCCGCAGGGACCCCATGCTCCTCTACAGCGTTGCCATGACCCTAATTCTGCTCTTCATCGTCCGCTACTTTAAAGACCGCATGGGGGAGCTTTACTATGCCGTTGCCCTCTTCGTCCTGATATTCATCCCGATGATATTCGGCATGATTCCAGGCTTCATGATGGCCGACGAGAAGGAGGAGAAGACGATTCAGGCTTTGCAGGTCATACCGATTTCCAGCGAGGCGTTTCTGGTTTACCGCCTTACTTGGGCTTCGCTGGTGACGATGCTCTTCACGGTAATAGCACCGGGCATCCTCGGCCTGGAGATTCCCGGGAGGGGAGTTCTGGCTCTGGCCGTTCTCTTCCTGCTGGAGGTCTGGATTTATGGATTGCTAATTACCGTCTTCGCCGACTCACGGATGCAGGCACTCACGGTGTCCAAGGTTATCGGCTGGCTCCTGATTCTGCCGGTTGCGATAAAACTCGTTGTCCTCTGGAGGAACCTCCCAACGGACTGGAGCAGACTTACAGCATTTTTGCCGACGTACTGGACGTACAGGGTCTTCGAGGGCATAGCTCTCAACGATTACGGTGACTTTCCGACCGCTGTGGTTGTGCATCTGGTCTGGCTCGTTCCGCTGGTGGTGCTCTTCAGGAGAAGGGTGTTTTAG
- a CDS encoding ABC transporter permease produces MIGELVKLDLKVGTRGYVYPIYLLVALAYGLMVMAFPEGYRSVVVPIFLLLEPGLVGFMFVGTSIFAEKKDGTIGALAVTPLDWRAYILAKTLLMALVSLLAGALIFVLGTRSLDGLPYVLAGTVLVSAVYTLLGIAISAKYRDLDDYFVPLLGVMVLSLLPFAHYHGYLTGEIWKVLYAVPSYPSIYFFSAPFESVSTGVLLRSALGLVIWGILAYYFAKVRFYRYAVEGLR; encoded by the coding sequence ATGATAGGCGAGCTGGTGAAGCTCGACTTAAAGGTCGGAACGAGGGGCTACGTCTATCCGATATACCTGCTGGTGGCTTTGGCCTACGGCCTCATGGTCATGGCGTTTCCCGAGGGGTATCGTTCAGTGGTGGTTCCCATATTCCTCCTCCTGGAACCGGGTCTAGTTGGCTTCATGTTCGTCGGCACGAGCATCTTCGCGGAGAAGAAGGACGGGACGATAGGTGCTCTGGCCGTTACTCCCCTCGACTGGAGGGCCTACATCCTTGCCAAAACGCTCCTCATGGCGCTGGTTTCCCTCCTCGCGGGGGCACTTATATTCGTCCTCGGCACCCGCTCCCTTGACGGGCTGCCCTACGTTCTGGCGGGCACGGTGCTGGTTTCAGCCGTTTATACCCTTCTTGGAATTGCGATTTCAGCCAAATACCGCGACCTGGACGATTACTTCGTCCCCCTGCTCGGTGTTATGGTGCTCTCCCTCCTGCCTTTCGCCCACTACCACGGCTATCTGACGGGTGAGATATGGAAGGTCCTCTACGCTGTCCCCAGTTATCCATCCATCTACTTCTTCAGCGCCCCCTTCGAGAGTGTTTCGACGGGAGTCCTGCTCCGATCGGCGTTGGGGCTGGTGATATGGGGCATTCTGGCGTATTACTTCGCCAAAGTTCGCTTTTACAGGTATGCGGTGGAGGGGTTGAGATGA